A single genomic interval of Lodderomyces elongisporus chromosome 8, complete sequence harbors:
- the ILS1 gene encoding isoleucine--tRNA ligase (BUSCO:EOG0926092K), with translation MGDSANDATPQGAFSFPKEEIEVIKKWDEVDAFQRSLELTKDLPPFAFFDGPPFATGTPHYGHMLSSTVKDIIPRYATMNGHHVERRFGWDTHGLPVEHEIDKKLGITSKEDVYAMGIDKYNDECRSIVMRYADEWRSTIRRLGRWIDMDNDYKTLYPSFMESVWWAFKELFEKGAVYRGLRVMPYSTGCTTPLSNFEAQQNYKEVNDPAITIAFPLVDDPDTILVAWTTTPWTLPANIALAVNPTFTYVKIYDEKAKKYYILLEELITTLYKKPASAKYKVVEKIPGEKLVGLKYVPLFDYFYDTFKDHGFRVIPGSYVTNDSGTGIVHQSPSYGEDDFNCATAAGVINENRPPPSVVDDVGKMTADAKLVAGMYFKDADKVIIKKLVEEGRILVNSQAKHSYPFCWRSDTPLMYRTVPAWFVRVGDVIPGMLENVEKTNWVPSHVKEKRFSNWIANARDWNVSRNRYWGTPIPIWVSEDYEEMVCVGSIEELKELSGRDDITDIHRESIDSITIPSKKGKGTLRRIEEVFDCWFESGSMPYASKHYPFENKQKFLDAFPANFISEGLDQTRGWFYTLTVLGTHLFNTAPYQNVIVTGIVLAADGKKMSKRLKNYPDPTLLLEKYGADALRLYLINSPVLRAETLKFKEEGVKEIVTSVLLPWYNSYKFLKDSADLFEKNTGDKFIYSADLKSDNVMDRWLLASIQSLIQFIHEEMKGYRLYTVVPRLLQFIDDLTNWYIRFNRRRIKGYSSDDVNDTKNGLNTLAEALLILSRAMAPFTPFLADGIYQRIRQFFTNDYLTKIGVNPEAKEFESVHFLSYPSVREEYFDEEIEVAVSRMQKVIDLGRNIREKNMISLKTPLQSLVIINSDPKYRKDVESLKEYISSELNVRDIVITEDEDKYGVTYSLAADWPVLGKKLKGDSKKVKAALPKVSSEAVKEFAKTGKIDVDGIVCVKEDLQIVKGLREGTAGLECRSSYETLVLLDTNLHPELESEGLARELLNRIQRLRKKIGLSSTDDIIVGYELVEDKMNFKDVVSANEELILKTTTYPLKEVKGDEKDAIATEEQKINDTIFKLSLFKLE, from the coding sequence ATGGGAGATTCAGCTAATGATGCCACCCCACAAGGTGCCTTCAGTTTCCCCAAGGAAGAGATTGAAGTTATCAAAAAGTGGGATGAAGTTGATGCTTTTCAAAGGTCATTAGAGTTGACCAAGGATTTACCACCATTTGCCTTCTTTGACGGTCCTCCATTTGCCACTGGTACCCCACACTACGGTCACATGTTGTCATCTACCGTGAAGGATATCATTCCACGTTACGCCACAATGAATGGTCACCACGTTGAGAGAAGATTTGGATGGGATACACACGGTTTGCCCGTGGAGCATGAAATTGACAAAAAGTTGGGCATCACTTCGAAAGAAGATGTTTACGCAATGGGTATCGACAAGTACAACGACGAATGTAGATCTATTGTCATGAGGTATGCCGATGAGTGGAGAAGCACCATTAGAAGATTGGGTAGATGGATCGATATGGATAACGACTACAAAACTTTGTATCCATCATTTATGGAATCTGTATGGTGGGCTTTCAAAGagctttttgaaaaaggaGCCGTTTATAGAGGATTAAGGGTCATGCCTTACTCAACAGGCTGTACTACTCCATTGTCAAACTTTGAAGCTCAGCAAAACTATAAAGAAGTTAATGACCCTGCCATTACCATTGCTTTCCCATTGGTCGATGACCCAGACACTATTTTGGTTGCTTGGACAACAACCCCATGGACTTTGCCAGCAAACATTGCATTGGCCGTTAATCCTACATTTACTTATGTCAAGATTTACGAtgaaaaagccaaaaagTACTACATCTTACTTGAAGAGCTCATCACTACTCTCTACAAAAAGCCAGCGCTGGCCAAATACAAAGTAGTGGAGAAGATTCCAGGTGAGAAATTGGTTGGTTTGAAATACGTGCCATTGTTTGATTACTTTTACGACACTTTTAAAGACCACGGTTTCAGAGTTATTCCAGGTTCATACGTTACCAACGATTCTGGTACTGGTATTGTCCATCAATCTCCATCATATGGTGAAGACGATTTCAACTgtgctactgctgctggtgTCATCAATGAAAACAGACCTCCTCCAAGTGTTGTCGACGATGTCGGTAAGATGACTGCAGATGCTAAATTGGTTGCGGGAATGTACTTTAAGGATGCCGACAAGGTTATTATCAAAAAGCttgttgaagaaggaagaattTTGGTAAACTCACAAGCCAAGCACTCGTACCCATTCTGCTGGAGATCTGATACTCCATTGATGTATAGAACTGTTCCTGCGTGGTTTGTTAGGGTTGGTGATGTCATTCCCGGAATGTTGGAGAATGTAGAAAAAACTAATTGGGTTCCATCCCATGTCAAGGAGAAGCGTTTCTCCAATTGGATTGCCAATGCCAGGGATTGGAACGTTTCTAGAAATAGATACTGGGGTACACCAATCCCTATCTGGGTGAGTGAAGATTACGAGGAAATGGTTTGTGTTGGTTCCATTGAAGAGTTGAAGGAATTGTCTGGCCGTGATGACATCACCGATATTCATCGTGAAAGTATTGATTCCATTACAATCCCATCTAAAAAGGGTAAAGGTACTTTGAGAAGAATCGAGGAAGTGTTTGATTGCTGGTTCGAGTCTGGTTCGATGCCATACGCTTCGAAACACTATCCTTTTGAGAACAAGCAAAAGTTCTTAGACGCATTCCCAGCCAACTTTATCTCTGAAGGTTTGGATCAAACCAGAGGTTGGTTTTATACCTTGACCGTTTTGGGAACACACTTGTTCAACACTGCTCCTTACCAAAACGTTATTGTTACAGGTATTGTTCTTGCAGCTGATGGTAAGAAGATGTCCAAGAGATTAAAGAATTACCCAGATCCTACTTTGCTTTTGGAGAAATACGGTGCTGACGCTTTAAGATTGTATTTGATCAACTCTCCAGTGTTGAGAGCTGAAACCTTGAAGTTCAAAGAGGAAGGTGTTAAAGAGATTGTGACCAGCGTGCTTTTGCCATGGTACAACTCATACAAGTTCCTCAAAGACAGTGCCGActtgtttgaaaagaatactGGCGACAAATTCATCTACAGTGCTGATTTGAAATCAGATAATGTTATGGACAGATGGTTATTGGCTTCTATTCAGTCCTTGATCCAATTCATTCACGAGGAAATGAAAGGTTACAGATTATACACAGTTGTGCCAAGATTACTTCAATTCATTGATGACTTGACAAATTGGTACATTAGATTCAACCGTCGTAGAATTAAAGGTTACTCATCTGATGACGTGAATGACACCAAAAACGGTCTCAACACCTTGGCTGAAgcattgttgattttgtcTAGAGCAATGGCACCATTTACTCCATTCTTGGCTGATGGTATTTACCAGAGAATTAGACAATTCTTTACCAATGACTACTTGACCAAGATTGGTGTTAATCCAGAAGCcaaagaatttgagtcgGTTCACTTTTTATCTTACCCATCGGTCAGAGAAGAATATTTCGATGAAGAGATTGAGGTTGCAGTTTCAAGAATGCAAAAAGTTATTGATTTGGGAAGAAACATTAGGGAAAAGAATATGATTTCATTAAAGACACCTTTGCAAAGCTTGGTCATTATCAACTCTGATCCTAAGTACCGTAAGGATGTTGAGTCCTTGAAGGAGTACATCAGTAGTGAATTGAATGTCCGTGATATTGTCATTACCGAGGATGAAGATAAATACGGAGTTACATATTCACTTGCAGCTGACTGGCCTGTTCTtggaaagaaattgaaaggtGACTCTAAAAAGGTCAAAGCAGCCCTTCCAAAGGTTTCTTCAGAGGCAGTCAAGGAATTTGCCAAGACCGGTAagattgatgttgatggaattgtttgtgttaaGGAAGACCTTCAGATTGTGAAAGGTTTACGTGAAGGAACTGCCGGACTCGAATGCCGTTCCTCATACGAGACATTGGTTTTGTTAGATACAAACTTGCATCCTGAGTTGGAAAGTGAAGGTTTGGCAAGAGAGCTTCTTAATCGTATCCAAAGattgagaaagaagattGGTCTTAGCTCCACAGATGATATAATTGTTGGTTACGAATTGGTTGAAGACAAGATGAACTTCAAGGATGTTGTTAGTGCCAACGAGGAGTTGATTCTCAAAACAACTACTTACCCATTGAAAGAAGTTAAAGGCGACGAGAAAGATGCTATTGCTACCGAGGAGCAAAAGATCAACGATactattttcaaattgctGTTATTCAAGTTAGAATAA